The DNA sequence GGCGGAGCCGTTATTCTTGTAACCTATTCCGGCGAATTTAACGGCAGTGTTGACGGCCTTGGCTTTTTAGCCCTTGCAGCCCTAATCTTCGGTCAATGGAAGCCTTTAGGCATCTTGGGTGCAACCTTCTTTTTCGGTTTTGCCCGTACGGTTGCAAACGTATCTCAGGTTATTCCTTCCTTGAGCCTTATTCCGCCTGTTTGGCTTAAAATTTTCCCTTATGTGGTAACATTGATAGCCCTTGTTCTTTTCAGTAAACATTCGGCGGCTCCCAAGGCTGACGGGGAGCCTTATTAAGCTTTAATCAAGGAAGTGCCTATGAAAAAACGTTTTTTTCGGCCGTTTAGCTTTATATTCACTCTTTTTATAGCCTTTAATTTCTTTGGGCCGGCCTTTGATTTTTTTGGGCCTGCTCTTAATCTTTTTGGGCAAGAAAATACCGAAACTGCCTTGTCCGAAAAGACTCTCGGTATAGAGGGCATCTGGGAGAATGGAGGCCGGTTTATAGAATTTTCACGAGACAGGGAAAAAGATTCTCTCGATATGAGGGTTATTTTAAAGCCTTATTACCGCTTTGTGTATGAAAAAATGGGAAATTTTTCTTCCTCTATAGAAGCTCTTGAAAATTCTAAAAGTCAATTTTATTTAAGAGTAAACTATCCCTATGTTAAAAAAGCCGTTGTTTTTCCCGTATGTATAGAAAATAACTTCTTTTTTACTTCGTTTTATAAAAAAATCCCTTATGAGGTAAAAAAAGAAAGTTCGGATAATCTTTTAGAAACAAAAGATGAAAATTCTGAAAGCTCCCTTGACGATAAAAAGAATATCTTGGACGGATTTTGGATAGAGCAGGGCAGTCCTGACGGTATCCTTCTTTATCCTAACGAGGCTCCTGCTTCAATCGATGCTTACTTTTTTACCGGAGACGATTATATCCGTTTCCGATATTGGCTTGATGACCTTGAGTATAATGACAAAAAAGTAATTGTAAAGGGAAATGACGGAACCGGTTACGAATTTCCCCGCCTTTTAAAGAGAGGCAGCCTTGTTTATTCATGCCTTACCAATACCGGCAGTATTTTACGCAATTATGAAACGGGAAAATACACAACTTCTTCGGATTCAAATGCTGAAAATACCCAAGGCCTATTTTTAAGCTTTAAGCCCCTTGGTGCAGGCCCCGGCACTCATGCCGTTCCCGATACCTATCCCAAGGCACAGTTTTCGGTTTTAGAAAATTTGCCTCTTTATATACTGGATGACGGGAAAGTCTTTGCAATGGGCTCTCCATTTTTGATTAGATCCGATATTAAAAATTTGGATGCCGAAATCGAAAAACACAATTCAAAGCGGAGACCTCCGCCTGAGCCGTCTATACCACCGGCTGAAGATTTATAAGAAGGAAGGAATTATGCATTATAAGGTTTTATTTAGGATTGAAAAGTTTAACTTAATAGACAAGTTAAAACACAAGATAACTAATTATAAAAGATATTGTGAAGAAACGGGCGATACTGCCGAAATTGAAGTTGTTTTTGCAGGGGATGTTGTAAAATACTTTGAAAATTTTGAAAACGATTTTACGGATTCGGGACTAGACATAGCCCTATGTCACAATGCCCTTACAGGACAAAACATGCCCGATATAAACTATAAAAATATTAGAACCGTCAGGGCCGGAATAGGCGAAATTATAAGCCGGAAAGCCGAAGGTTTTATCGAATATACGATAGAATAAAGATGCACTATAAAATTAAAAAGGTACCCGGAGTTTTTTAATCATAGGTACCTCTTTAAATCTTGTTATTTTGAGCTTCTTAGTCTTTAGGCCATGTCAAAACTTTTTCGCAAAGGGCTGCAAACTCCTTAGCTATTTGTTTTGCATCGCTTACAGGGATAACTGCTTCTTGATTTAAGGTTTTTTCAAAGAAAAGTTCTATAGACTTAAATGTATCCGGAAGAGGATAAAAAAGGAAGGCAAAGTTGATGCCCACCGGTTTTACTACCGTAAAAGCCGAAATAGCTTCTTGGGGAGCTTTGCTGTAAATAATGGTGGATTGATTTTTTGCAGTGTACACATTGGATTCTTTAAATCTCAAAGGTACCTGAAAATTCTTATCTCTAAATACAGGTTCGGTTGCCTTGTGCGGGAAGTTTGCCGGTTCTACCAATAAGAAAAGTTTTTTTCCGTTTGTTTGGAAGGTTAATCCGTCTCCTGTCATATAAATATCTTTTACGGTTGAATATGAAATTATTTCATAAACACTGTAGGCCGAATCTTCCTTAAAAAAGGATGAAACGATGTATCCTTGATCCATTGGAAGTTTGTTTTGAGCATAAGCTTCAAAAAGGTCAATTGCTTTTAAATTCGACATAAAAATCTCCTTTTGATTTATAAGTAAAATTATACACTATTTTTTTTAAGTCTTCAAGGCTTAAAAACCGAACTTTGTCTAATTTTGTAAAAAAAAGACCTTGACATTTTTTGTGTTTTTTAGCATAATGTCCCTTGTACTTGGTGGGTATAGTTCAGGGGTAGAGCGCCAGATTGTGGTTCTGGTTGTCGTGGGTTCAAATCCCACTACCCACCCTATGCAGAGCTGATAAAGTTCTACATCTTTTGCGCCTGTAGCTCAGCTGGATAGAGCATCGGACTTCGAATCCGCAGGTCGCACGTTCGAATCGTGTCGGGCGCATAGATTTGCCGCCTATTTTACTGTTTCCATAATTTTTAATTACTTGACAAAACAGTCTGATTTTGATAGGCTTAAAAATCTATTTTATTGTTATAAGAGGTGACGAATGGCGATTAAACAGCCTAAGGGAAAAACAGTTAGACGACTCGGCGTTAATATTTACGGCAACCCAAAATATGACAAACTTTTGGATCGCAAGCCGAATGGTCCCGGAAAAGAACGCGGCGCAAGAAAACGGGGCAAGACTTCTGTTTATGGTGAACAATTAAAGGAAAAACAAAAATTCAGATTTGCTTATGGAATTTCGGAACGGCAGTTTAGGAATTTATATAAAAAAGCAAGCCGAATGCCCGGTGTTACCGGTGATAATATGATTTCCTTGATGGAACAGCGTTTGGATAATACGATTTATCGAATGGGCTTTGCTATCAGCCGTGCACAGGCCAGACAAATGGTCACGCATGCTTATTTCTTTATTAACGGAAAGCCCGTAAACATTCCCTCGATGTGCGTAAGTGTAAACGATGTTATTACAACAAAAAATAAAAAAGGTATTCAAAACCTTATCCGTCATAATATGAGTACTTCTCAAAGTGCGAGAGGTTCTTGGCTCACAGTTGATGACGAAAAACTTTCTGCAACGGTAAATATTTTACCTGTTACTACGGATATTCAGCCCGTAGGAAATATCCAGAACGTTGTTGAATACTATTCAAGAAATGCTTAAGGTTTAAGCTCTTGCATAAAACGGCTCATTCAAAGGATGAGCCGTTTTTTATTATTTTCACGATGCTTGATTTTTTGCTTCTTTAGTTCTATAATAGTATGCACAATTGAATTTGGAGAATTTAGATGAGCGATAATCCCGAAACCGTATTAGATCAAAAAAATGATGAAGCCGTTGTTGTAGAAAATAATGTTGTAGAAAATGATAACGAAGCTTCCTTGGAAGAAAAGAAAAGGCCCGAACAAAAAGAAGTAAAAGTCAAAAAAAAGCACGGTGTTTTCTTTAAAATCGGAATGACTTTTTTGGTCATTGTACTTGTATTGCTTTTACCTGTTGCAGGTTTTCTTATTTATTCCGCAATTGACGGTATAAATCCTATAGAATATCTACCTGAAGGGCATTATGCCTATGTGAACATAGATTCTGCAGGGGAGCTTTTACAAAAAACTCTTTCAATGCAGACCCTTGATTCGGTTTTAAACTCGCCTGAAACCGCTCAGTTGCAGGGAACTATCCGTTCTTTTAGAGCCTCTCCAATGCTGAGTTCATGGTGGTTCGGTTCTGCCTCAAATATCGGTTTAGACATAGCTGCCTATCCCAACGGTAGTTTCTTGATTTTTGCTAAACTGGGCTTCCGTTCGGCAGGAACAAGGCTTTTACCCCTTATTTTAAAATTTAAACCTGACTTATTGGCTGACTTAAAAGAGCTTAAAGCTCTTGAAGAAAACGGTATAAGTTTTTGGCAATATGATTTGGGCGGCGGTCAAGCTATATATCTCTTAAATTATAAGGATTCCGTAATTGCTTCTACATCCAAAGATTTATTTTTTTCGGCCCTGTCTAAAAAGCATGAAGATGAACACATTAAAACCTTGCGTAAATTTATCAAAGAAAAGAAGGGCGGAACTTTAAGCATATTAAGCGATGTAAATTATTTTACCAAGGATACGCCCAACGACGATTCCATAAGCAATAATGTTGTGCGTGCCCTTAAATTTCCGGAAAATGCAAAAATAGATCTTAGTTTGGATTATAAAGATATAAGACTTTCAGGACTTTGTAAGTGGGAAACCGAATCCGAGGGCTTAAATACTATTCTTCAAAGGCAGGCCTTTATTCCGGGAATATTGAACAGGCTTCCGAAATCGGCCGACTATATCAGTTTAATAAACATGGGAGACCCTCAATTTTTATTCCAAAACGGAAAAGATATTTTAGGTTCATCTATATTACAATCCTATAATTCTGCAAATAAGGCATCCAAATTTATTTTTAATAAGAGCATC is a window from the Treponema denticola genome containing:
- a CDS encoding DsrE family protein; this translates as MHYKVLFRIEKFNLIDKLKHKITNYKRYCEETGDTAEIEVVFAGDVVKYFENFENDFTDSGLDIALCHNALTGQNMPDINYKNIRTVRAGIGEIISRKAEGFIEYTIE
- the rpsD gene encoding 30S ribosomal protein S4, whose translation is MAIKQPKGKTVRRLGVNIYGNPKYDKLLDRKPNGPGKERGARKRGKTSVYGEQLKEKQKFRFAYGISERQFRNLYKKASRMPGVTGDNMISLMEQRLDNTIYRMGFAISRAQARQMVTHAYFFINGKPVNIPSMCVSVNDVITTKNKKGIQNLIRHNMSTSQSARGSWLTVDDEKLSATVNILPVTTDIQPVGNIQNVVEYYSRNA